A stretch of Catenulispora sp. GP43 DNA encodes these proteins:
- a CDS encoding TetR/AcrR family transcriptional regulator has translation MVDRPAAPPPRRPLRADAARNVQALVTAAKELFAEQGSDIPLDDVARRAGVGNATLYRYFPTRADLIVAVYADEVADLCMDGALLRAAEAPGEALFVWLDKFVVHVATKRALALAGTENSGERRTELFDTWHNAMRTVATDLYDQACQAGTVTPQVSVEELLAMASAAALAGNSAQQARRLFTMMWFGVARDAAT, from the coding sequence ATGGTGGACCGACCCGCTGCCCCGCCCCCGCGCCGCCCTCTGCGCGCCGATGCCGCCAGGAATGTGCAAGCCCTGGTCACGGCGGCCAAGGAGCTGTTCGCCGAGCAGGGTTCCGACATACCGCTGGACGACGTGGCCCGCCGTGCCGGCGTCGGCAACGCCACCCTCTACCGCTACTTCCCGACCCGCGCCGACCTGATCGTGGCGGTCTACGCCGACGAGGTCGCAGACCTTTGCATGGACGGCGCCCTCCTGAGGGCGGCCGAAGCGCCGGGAGAAGCGTTGTTCGTCTGGCTGGACAAGTTCGTGGTCCACGTCGCCACCAAGCGTGCCCTCGCCCTGGCCGGCACCGAGAACAGCGGCGAGCGCCGCACCGAACTGTTCGACACCTGGCACAACGCGATGCGCACGGTCGCCACCGACCTGTACGACCAAGCCTGCCAGGCCGGCACGGTGACCCCGCAGGTGAGCGTCGAGGAACTGCTGGCGATGGCCTCCGCGGCCGCCCTGGCCGGCAACAGCGCTCAGCAGGCGCGGCGGTTGTTCACCATGATGTGGTTCGGGGTCGCGAGGGATGCCGCCACCTGA
- a CDS encoding nuclear transport factor 2 family protein, with the protein MTLSWNDHVAINELIALHGHLCDTGELDRLDEVFTPDVAYDVTDFGFGVLRGLTGNRDAALALGDRNPVGHHVTNIILTEHGPDRVLARSKGIGIMADGKCGSVTYDDTVVRREEGWRISERIVRARRVPLGG; encoded by the coding sequence ATGACGCTCTCCTGGAACGACCACGTCGCCATCAACGAACTGATAGCCCTGCACGGGCACCTGTGCGACACCGGCGAGCTCGACCGCCTCGACGAGGTGTTCACCCCCGACGTCGCCTACGACGTCACCGACTTCGGCTTCGGCGTCCTACGGGGCCTCACGGGCAACCGCGACGCGGCACTCGCCCTCGGCGACCGCAACCCGGTCGGACACCACGTCACGAACATCATCCTGACCGAGCACGGCCCCGACCGGGTCCTGGCACGCTCCAAGGGCATCGGCATCATGGCCGACGGGAAGTGCGGCAGCGTGACGTACGACGACACGGTGGTACGACGGGAGGAGGGATGGCGTATCAGCGAACGGATCGTGCGAGCACGGCGGGTCCCACTGGGCGGCTGA
- a CDS encoding tellurite resistance/C4-dicarboxylate transporter family protein encodes MATGIVSIGLRSVGAHTLSAVTFALAAVGWLTLGGDFARRLGWQRGRWTAESHTPPALTGVAATTVLGVRVSLEGWQVPAVVLLILAAVLWPPLLWLVLRHLRPHMQGAVFLVCVATQGLVTLAATLAPALPAHWLLVPALVLFVLGLVLYVDAMGHFDFGAVRNGAGDHWVAGGALAISALACAKLLAGGSGKGAGAWIWAAPVHDILRVTALVLLALAWCWYAVLVVAEVRWPRPRYDVRRWATVFPMGMTAVATIEVAKSTGWKWLTDPGHVLVWVGATAWLLTFAGFLRQAARQVRHGGDPR; translated from the coding sequence ATGGCCACCGGCATCGTCTCGATCGGTCTGCGCTCGGTCGGGGCGCATACTCTGTCGGCGGTGACGTTCGCCCTGGCCGCGGTGGGCTGGCTGACGCTGGGTGGCGACTTCGCCCGTCGGCTGGGGTGGCAGCGGGGGCGGTGGACCGCCGAGTCGCACACTCCGCCGGCGCTGACCGGGGTCGCGGCGACCACGGTGCTGGGCGTCCGTGTGAGCTTGGAGGGCTGGCAGGTGCCGGCCGTGGTGCTGCTGATTCTCGCGGCGGTGCTGTGGCCTCCGCTGCTGTGGCTCGTCCTGCGCCATCTGCGGCCACATATGCAAGGTGCCGTGTTCCTGGTCTGCGTCGCGACTCAGGGGCTGGTGACGCTGGCTGCCACGCTCGCGCCGGCGCTCCCCGCGCACTGGCTTCTGGTGCCCGCGCTGGTGTTGTTCGTGCTCGGGCTGGTGCTGTACGTCGACGCTATGGGCCACTTCGACTTCGGCGCGGTGCGGAATGGCGCTGGGGACCACTGGGTCGCCGGCGGCGCGCTGGCTATTTCGGCGCTGGCCTGCGCGAAGCTGCTCGCGGGCGGGTCCGGGAAGGGCGCCGGGGCCTGGATCTGGGCCGCGCCGGTGCACGACATACTGCGGGTGACCGCACTCGTCCTGCTCGCGCTGGCCTGGTGCTGGTACGCGGTGCTCGTCGTGGCCGAGGTCCGGTGGCCCCGTCCTCGGTACGACGTGCGGCGCTGGGCCACCGTCTTCCCGATGGGTATGACGGCGGTGGCCACGATCGAGGTCGCGAAGTCCACCGGCTGGAAGTGGCTCACCGATCCGGGTCACGTGCTGGTGTGGGTCGGCGCCACGGCCTGGCTGCTGACGTTCGCCGGCTTCCTCAGGCAGGCAGCCAGGCAGGTCCGCCACGGCGGCGACCCAAGATGA